One Sphingomonas sp. FARSPH DNA segment encodes these proteins:
- a CDS encoding pyridoxal-dependent decarboxylase, exosortase A system-associated: MKPMGPLPPEFTGQHGALTIAGREAEAWAAMAGDTPLFVYDAGIVAARVARFRAAFPGIDLHYAIKANPHAGLLAQIAPLVDGLDVASGGELARALAVKPAAAISFAGPGKRDSELAAAIRAGATLNVESEGEAARALQQGAALGIAPRLAVRVNPDMELRGSGMKMGGRPSPFGVDAARAAALVRAIVAGGADWRGFHIYAGSQALSADAVAETQAGTIALAARLAEEAGAAPPLVNLGGGFGVPYFAGDAPLDVEAVGVRLGEALSARPAVLRDARFAIELGRWLVAEAGVYLTRVVDVKDSGGETFVVVDGGLNHQLAASGNFGTVVRRNYPLAVAARMGAVAADAPVSVVGPLCTPLDRLGDKVALPPVAVGDLVAIFLAGAYGASASPAGFLGHPPAAELVAPISGS, encoded by the coding sequence GTGAAGCCGATGGGACCGCTGCCGCCCGAATTCACGGGCCAGCATGGCGCGCTGACCATCGCGGGCCGTGAAGCGGAGGCTTGGGCGGCGATGGCGGGCGACACGCCGCTGTTCGTCTATGACGCGGGTATCGTCGCCGCGCGGGTCGCGCGGTTCCGCGCGGCCTTTCCGGGAATAGACCTGCATTACGCGATCAAGGCCAATCCCCACGCCGGCCTGCTTGCACAGATCGCGCCGCTGGTCGACGGGCTGGACGTCGCGTCGGGCGGCGAACTGGCGCGCGCGCTGGCGGTGAAGCCGGCGGCGGCGATCAGCTTCGCGGGGCCCGGCAAGCGCGATAGCGAACTCGCCGCGGCGATCCGCGCGGGCGCGACGCTCAACGTTGAATCGGAAGGCGAGGCGGCGCGGGCGCTCCAGCAGGGCGCGGCGCTGGGCATCGCGCCGCGGCTGGCGGTGCGCGTCAACCCCGACATGGAGTTGCGCGGTTCGGGGATGAAGATGGGCGGACGGCCGTCGCCGTTCGGCGTCGATGCCGCGCGCGCGGCCGCGCTGGTCCGCGCGATCGTCGCGGGCGGTGCGGACTGGCGGGGGTTTCACATCTATGCCGGCAGCCAGGCGCTGTCGGCGGACGCGGTGGCGGAGACGCAGGCCGGGACGATCGCGCTCGCCGCGCGGCTGGCGGAGGAGGCGGGCGCGGCGCCGCCTTTGGTCAATCTGGGCGGCGGGTTCGGCGTGCCCTATTTTGCGGGCGACGCGCCGCTCGATGTCGAGGCGGTCGGCGTGCGGCTGGGCGAGGCACTGTCGGCGCGGCCCGCGGTGCTGCGCGATGCGCGGTTCGCGATCGAACTCGGCCGGTGGCTGGTCGCGGAAGCCGGCGTCTATCTGACGCGCGTCGTCGACGTGAAGGACAGCGGCGGCGAGACGTTCGTCGTCGTCGATGGCGGGCTCAACCATCAATTGGCTGCGAGCGGCAATTTCGGCACCGTCGTGCGCCGCAACTATCCGCTCGCGGTCGCGGCGCGGATGGGCGCGGTGGCGGCGGATGCGCCGGTGTCGGTCGTTGGGCCGCTCTGCACGCCGCTCGACCGGCTGGGTGACAAGGTCGCGCTGCCCCCGGTCGCGGTCGGCGATCTTGTCGCGATATTTCTCGCGGGCGCGTATGGCGCGAGCGCGAGTCCTGCGGGTTTCCTGGGGCATCCGCCCGCGGCGGAGCTGGTCGCGCCGATCAGCGGATCGTGA
- a CDS encoding AMP-binding protein yields the protein MVPLDPNPRPIDHVLRGAPDAPALIEKARDWTFAEVEAAVASVAGWLAARARAPGARVATWLPKTALACVMPLAAARAGLVHVPVNPALRRAQVAHILADSGAALLVTQGARAATLEAGDVPDACRIVAEGDVPMDRAGPGRSDADPDDLAAILYTSGSTGRPKGVMLSHANLWLGAISVAHYLALVPDDRVLGVLPLSFDYGQNQLLSTWAGGAAVAPLDYLTARDVVKAVARVDATTLAGVPPLWVQLLEAEWPAQTSLRRLTNSGGALTERLVRALRARFPRADLYAMYGLTEAFRSTYLAPALIDAHPDAMGRAIPFAEVMAVRPDGSRAAAGEPGELVHAGPLVAQGYWQDAPRTAQRFRPAPAWARSGGMAVWSGDTVVEGADGLFRFVGRDDEMIKSAGNRISPLEVEEAVLAGNEAREAVAVGVADPRQGQAIVVMLAGDPAGEDALRARLRALLPSFMQPARYVWRDLLPRNANGKLDRAAIRAELSA from the coding sequence ATGGTGCCGCTTGATCCCAACCCCCGGCCGATCGATCACGTCCTGCGCGGGGCGCCCGATGCGCCGGCGCTGATCGAGAAGGCGCGTGACTGGACCTTCGCGGAGGTGGAGGCCGCGGTCGCTTCCGTCGCGGGCTGGCTGGCGGCGCGGGCGCGCGCGCCGGGCGCGCGGGTCGCGACGTGGCTGCCGAAGACCGCGCTCGCCTGCGTCATGCCGCTGGCGGCGGCGCGGGCGGGGCTGGTCCACGTTCCCGTCAACCCCGCGCTGCGCCGCGCGCAGGTGGCGCATATCCTCGCCGACAGCGGCGCGGCGTTGCTGGTGACGCAGGGCGCGCGCGCCGCGACGCTGGAGGCGGGCGACGTGCCCGACGCCTGCCGCATCGTCGCGGAGGGGGACGTGCCGATGGACCGGGCGGGGCCGGGGCGGTCCGACGCCGATCCTGATGATCTGGCAGCGATCCTCTACACCTCCGGCTCGACCGGGCGGCCGAAGGGGGTGATGCTGAGCCACGCGAACCTGTGGCTGGGGGCGATATCCGTCGCGCATTATCTGGCGCTCGTGCCCGATGACCGCGTGCTCGGCGTGCTGCCCTTGTCGTTCGACTACGGTCAGAACCAATTGCTCTCGACCTGGGCGGGAGGGGCGGCGGTGGCGCCGCTCGACTATCTGACCGCGCGCGACGTGGTGAAGGCGGTGGCGCGTGTCGATGCGACGACGCTCGCCGGGGTGCCGCCCCTGTGGGTGCAGTTGCTCGAGGCGGAGTGGCCGGCGCAGACGAGCCTTCGCCGGCTGACCAACTCGGGCGGCGCGCTGACCGAGCGGCTGGTGCGGGCGCTCCGCGCGCGGTTTCCGCGGGCCGACCTCTACGCGATGTACGGCCTCACCGAAGCGTTCCGGTCGACGTATCTCGCGCCGGCGCTGATCGATGCGCATCCCGACGCGATGGGGCGCGCGATTCCGTTCGCGGAGGTGATGGCGGTGCGCCCCGACGGCAGCCGCGCCGCGGCGGGCGAGCCGGGGGAACTCGTCCATGCCGGGCCGCTGGTCGCGCAAGGCTATTGGCAGGACGCACCGCGCACCGCGCAGCGCTTTCGCCCGGCCCCGGCCTGGGCGCGGAGCGGCGGCATGGCGGTATGGTCGGGCGACACGGTGGTGGAGGGGGCGGACGGTCTGTTCCGCTTCGTCGGCCGCGACGACGAGATGATCAAGAGCGCGGGCAACCGGATCAGCCCGCTGGAAGTGGAGGAAGCGGTGCTGGCGGGGAACGAGGCGCGCGAGGCGGTGGCGGTGGGCGTCGCCGATCCGCGGCAGGGACAGGCGATCGTGGTGATGCTGGCGGGCGATCCGGCGGGCGAGGATGCGCTGCGTGCCCGGCTGCGCGCGCTGCTGCCGAGCTTCATGCAGCCGGCGCGATACGTGTGGCGCGACCTGCTACCGCGCAACGCCAACGGCAAGCTGGACCGCGCGGCGATCCGTGCGGAGCTGTCCGCGTGA
- a CDS encoding acyl carrier protein has translation MQPIEGARVLPEGRIDIENTVRAVLADVLGLSRARVDAFEATTPLFGALPELDSMAVAGVLTELEDRLGILIEDDEVDGEMLETFGALVIFAADKALV, from the coding sequence ATGCAACCGATCGAAGGCGCCCGCGTGCTTCCCGAAGGCCGTATCGACATCGAGAACACCGTTCGCGCCGTGCTCGCCGACGTGCTGGGCCTGTCGCGCGCGCGCGTCGACGCGTTCGAGGCGACGACGCCGCTGTTCGGCGCGCTGCCCGAACTCGATTCGATGGCGGTCGCGGGCGTGCTCACCGAACTGGAAGACCGGCTGGGCATCCTGATCGAGGATGACGAGGTCGATGGCGAGATGTTGGAAACCTTCGGCGCGCTGGTCATATTTGCCGCGGACAAGGCGCTCGTCTAG
- a CDS encoding hydrolase 1, exosortase A system-associated, which translates to MRSLIAFPCAGETLLGTLDAAPGTTGLVIVSGGNEIRCGAHRGMALLAETIAAHGHPVFRYDRRGIGDSSGINRGFLSTEADLVAATAAFRTAQPHVTRLIAFGNCDAASTLALFGRAAGIDRLLLANPWLVEATDDLPPPAAIRAHYARRLRDPRQWLRLLSGGIDLSKAVRGLRRSTDRAPLPPLAARIIAGIESWGPDARILLAERDATAIAFHAATPHLPVTTIPTASHSFARDADKAALLQMVLAFVAG; encoded by the coding sequence ATGCGAAGCCTGATCGCTTTCCCTTGCGCGGGCGAGACATTGCTCGGCACGCTCGACGCCGCGCCCGGCACGACCGGGCTCGTGATCGTGTCGGGCGGCAACGAAATCCGCTGCGGCGCGCATCGCGGCATGGCGCTGCTTGCCGAGACGATCGCCGCGCACGGCCATCCCGTCTTCCGCTACGACCGCCGCGGCATCGGCGATTCGAGCGGCATCAACCGCGGTTTCCTGTCGACCGAGGCGGACCTCGTCGCCGCGACCGCGGCGTTCCGCACCGCCCAGCCGCATGTCACGCGCCTGATCGCCTTCGGCAATTGCGATGCGGCCTCCACGCTCGCGCTGTTCGGCCGCGCGGCGGGGATCGACCGCCTGCTGCTCGCCAATCCGTGGCTGGTGGAGGCGACCGACGACCTGCCCCCGCCCGCCGCGATCCGCGCGCATTACGCCCGGCGGCTGCGCGATCCGCGCCAGTGGCTGCGACTGCTGTCGGGCGGCATCGACCTCAGCAAGGCGGTGCGCGGCCTGCGGCGAAGCACCGATCGCGCGCCGCTGCCACCGCTCGCGGCCCGCATCATCGCCGGAATCGAGTCCTGGGGCCCGGACGCGCGCATCCTGCTTGCCGAGCGCGACGCAACTGCCATCGCCTTCCACGCCGCCACCCCGCACCTGCCCGTCACGACGATCCCCACCGCCTCGCACAGCTTCGCACGCGACGCGGACAAGGCAGCATTGCTGCAAATGGTGTTGGCGTTCGTGGCTGGATAA
- the trxB gene encoding thioredoxin-disulfide reductase, producing the protein MTTHTTRMLILGSGPAGLSAAIYGARAGMQPIVVQGIQPGGQLTTTTDVENYPGFADVIQGPWLMEQMQKQAEHVGTRLMWDTIVEVNLSKRPFRLIGDGGDVYEGEVLVIATGAQAKWLGLDSEEAMKGKGVSACATCDGFFYRGKKVAVIGGGNTAVEEALYLTNHSDDVTLIHRRDSLRAERILQERLHAHPNITVLWNKEVRAFVDGGGNAGLVALELEDTVTGEHSRLDVEGGFVAIGHHPATELFRGHLALDDDGYIAVETGSTRTSVPGVFACGDVADKIYRQAVTAAGTGCMAALDAERFLAAAEFAEMAEAAE; encoded by the coding sequence ATGACCACCCACACGACCCGCATGCTGATCCTCGGCTCCGGACCCGCCGGGCTTTCCGCCGCCATCTATGGCGCGCGTGCGGGGATGCAGCCGATCGTGGTGCAGGGCATCCAGCCCGGCGGGCAGCTGACGACGACGACCGATGTCGAGAACTATCCGGGCTTCGCCGACGTCATCCAGGGCCCGTGGCTGATGGAGCAGATGCAGAAGCAGGCCGAGCATGTCGGCACGCGCCTGATGTGGGACACGATCGTCGAGGTCAACCTGTCCAAGCGCCCGTTCCGCCTGATCGGCGACGGCGGCGACGTGTACGAGGGCGAGGTGCTGGTCATCGCCACCGGCGCGCAGGCGAAATGGCTGGGCCTCGACAGCGAGGAGGCGATGAAGGGCAAGGGGGTGTCCGCCTGCGCGACCTGCGACGGCTTCTTCTACCGCGGCAAGAAGGTCGCGGTGATCGGCGGCGGCAACACCGCGGTCGAGGAGGCGCTGTACCTGACCAACCACAGCGACGACGTGACGCTGATCCACCGCCGCGACTCCTTACGCGCGGAGCGCATCCTGCAGGAGCGGCTGCACGCGCATCCGAACATCACGGTGCTGTGGAACAAGGAAGTGCGCGCGTTCGTCGACGGCGGCGGCAATGCCGGGCTCGTCGCGCTGGAGCTGGAGGATACGGTGACGGGCGAGCATTCGCGGCTCGACGTCGAGGGCGGGTTCGTCGCGATCGGCCACCATCCGGCGACCGAGCTGTTCCGCGGGCACCTGGCGCTCGATGACGATGGCTATATCGCGGTCGAGACGGGATCGACGCGCACCAGCGTGCCCGGCGTGTTCGCGTGCGGTGACGTCGCGGACAAGATCTATCGCCAGGCAGTGACCGCGGCGGGCACCGGCTGCATGGCGGCACTGGATGCGGAGCGGTTCCTGGCGGCGGCGGAATTCGCCGAGATGGCCGAAGCGGCGGAGTGA
- a CDS encoding threonine aldolase family protein: protein MTAHAQQFASDNYAGVCPEVWDAMARANAGSATAYGDDDWTDRAADAFRTLFATKCDVFFVFNGTAANSLALAQLCQSFHSVICAASAHVETDECGAPEFFSNGSKLLVAPTAGGKLTPEAVRSLATSRSDIHFPKPRVVTITQPTETGQVYTIAEIAALSATCRDLGLKLHMDGARFAHACAALGCAPADITWRAGVDVLCFGGTKNGMAVGEAVIFFDRTLAEDFDYRCKQAGQLASKMRFLSAPWVGLLESGAWLRNAAHGNACARRLAAAVEGLPDVAPIFPVEANAVFLAAPEDVLETLRAKGWRFYTFIGGGARFMFAWDADVARVDALAADLRAAALVPEMA from the coding sequence GTGACCGCGCATGCCCAGCAATTCGCCAGCGATAATTACGCCGGGGTCTGCCCGGAAGTGTGGGACGCGATGGCGCGCGCCAACGCCGGGTCGGCGACCGCTTATGGCGACGACGACTGGACGGACCGCGCCGCCGACGCATTCCGCACACTGTTCGCGACCAAGTGCGACGTCTTCTTCGTGTTCAACGGCACCGCGGCCAATTCGCTTGCGCTCGCGCAACTATGCCAGTCGTTCCACAGCGTGATCTGCGCCGCGTCGGCGCACGTCGAGACGGACGAATGCGGTGCGCCGGAGTTCTTCTCCAACGGATCGAAGCTGCTCGTCGCGCCGACCGCGGGCGGCAAGCTGACGCCCGAAGCAGTGCGCAGCCTCGCGACCAGCCGATCCGACATCCATTTCCCGAAACCGCGCGTCGTGACGATCACCCAGCCGACCGAGACGGGGCAGGTCTATACGATCGCGGAGATCGCGGCGCTGTCGGCGACGTGCCGCGACCTGGGCCTGAAGCTGCACATGGACGGTGCGCGCTTCGCGCACGCCTGCGCCGCGCTCGGCTGCGCGCCCGCCGACATCACCTGGCGCGCGGGCGTCGACGTCTTGTGCTTCGGCGGGACGAAGAACGGCATGGCGGTGGGCGAGGCGGTGATCTTCTTCGATCGCACCCTGGCCGAGGACTTCGACTATCGCTGCAAGCAGGCGGGGCAGCTCGCGTCGAAGATGCGCTTTCTGTCGGCGCCCTGGGTGGGCCTGCTGGAAAGCGGCGCGTGGCTGCGCAATGCGGCGCACGGCAATGCCTGCGCGCGGCGGCTGGCGGCGGCGGTCGAAGGGCTGCCCGACGTCGCGCCGATCTTTCCGGTCGAGGCGAATGCGGTGTTCCTCGCGGCGCCGGAGGACGTGCTGGAGACGCTGCGCGCCAAGGGGTGGCGATTCTACACGTTCATCGGCGGCGGCGCGCGCTTCATGTTCGCGTGGGACGCCGATGTCGCGCGTGTCGACGCGTTGGCGGCGGATCTCCGCGCTGCGGCGCTGGTGCCCGAGATGGCGTGA